GATGATGACTTGCTCATTGTTTCTTTGAAACTCTTGCGAGTTTCTCTCATTGGCTGTCCTTGTTGTTTAGTTTTCAAAGACCATGGTTTAAACTTTGTTTCCAGCACCCGTTTGGGCCGGAATCACATCTTAGCATTTTCAACTCACGTTGTCAATCACTAATTTGTTTTGTCTCGATTGAAAAGTTCGGGAGTTTTAATCTCTTTACTTTTCCGTTCAGTGCGTCGTTTAGGCGCTTTGTTAGTATACATCCTTTATCTCGAGCTGTCTACTGTTTTTTTATCCAGTTGACCCTGCAGGATCTCCGAGTTGCTATGTAACCATATAGCATGCCTGGCTATTTGACCCTGGGGAAGCCCTAGTCCACTCGCTTATACGTGTGTAGGATTTGTCTTCCAGTGTTTCGAATCCGTCCTTCCCGGTTTACTCGTTTAGTGGCTCAATCACTTTCAGGCCTGCTATCTGACTGTCTACTCTTAATAGCTAGGATTGCCCCTAATCATCCAAGACTCGTTATCGGTGACGTGGCTTGCGTCTTACCGGACGGGATTTCACCCCCTAAATACACAACCTATGGTCGTCGTGATCAGAATTTGAGATAAATATAAATGTATAAGAAAAGAAGCCGAAGCACTTGCTACGACCTCTTTTACCAATTTTATTTTCCAGAATTATTTAAAAACTCATCACCAAACCGCCGTTTGGGCTGATAATTTGTCCAATCATATAATTGCCATCATCTGATGCTAGGTAGACTGCAAGAGCAGCATTTTCTTCCACTTTCCCTATGCGCCCTACCGGAATTAACTGCATGAGAAAACGATTGCGATTTTCAGGAGTCATACTATTAAGCCCCCTCATAAACGATTCCGTCTCGATATAACCAGGAGCTATACAATTAACACAGACTCCCGAACCGGCTACCTCGTGAGCCACAGATTTAGTGAATGATACTACGGCACCCTTTGCTGCAGAATAGTTTGGACTATGTGAGCTCGCAGCGGATATTCCAGCGATAGATCCTATATTTATGATCTTGCCATATCCTTTGTCTTCCATTATCTTCAGTGCCTCACGTGTGCAATAGAACACGCTATTCACATTAACATCAAACATCTTCTGCCAATTTTCATCGGACATATTTCGTGTTATATGCAAAGAATCTCTTGGTACAGGGGTGGTTACCAAATTAAGATGCTTTATTCTATTATTTACACCCTCCTCGTCAGACCGAAAAATGCCAGCGTTATTAACTAAAATATCTAGTGTGCCAAATCGAGTTAATACTTTCGCGAACACTTCACGTCATCGCTCTATATCCCTCGGTTAACCGAAGGGCAATAATATCTCCACCCGAACCCCTCGCTCACTTCGATTCGCTGCAGATATCTTCCCCCCGTGCTGATCAAGGATGCGATGAACAACAGATAAGCCTAACCCAGTCCCTTTTTCCTTCGTCGTGAAAAACGGATCATAAATGTAAGGAATGGCATCCGGCGCAATACCAGGTCCCTCGTCACTAACGGCGAAGCCTATAAAGCCTTCCTGCTGGACTCCCTCTAGCCGGATCGCACCTCCTTCTCCCTGGGCATCGATGGCGTTGAGCAAGATATTCAGGATTACTTGCTTCATCTGATCCTGGTCCACCTCAACCTCTTTCTCGTCAACTAGGCTTCGCACTTGCTTTAACTCAATATGATGTTGCCGCAGGGCGGGCTGGATCAAGATAACGCCTTCGTCCAATAGTTTTCCTAAAGCAGCCCGCCTACGTACTGGTTCCTTGGGACGGGCAAAGCTCAAAAACTCGCTCACCAAGCGATTTAACCGTTCACATTCTTCCAGAAGCACCCGGCAATAGTCTGAAACCACTCCATCGTCAACTTTTTCCTGAGCCAAGAGTTGGATACTCACTTTCATAATCCCCAAGGGATTGCGTATTTCATGAGCCAATCCGGCACTCATATGCCCTAGAGCCGTTAAGCGTTCCGTTTGTCGGATTTCCTCTTCTAATCGTTGACGTTCTAGACCTTCTTGCTTTAACTTCTCAACTAATTCCTTTTGAACAGTTAAAGCGATTTGATATTTGCGTTTCGCTCTCCTCTCCTGTTCAATTAGGAATCCTGTTAACCAGCCAATGACGTTGATCAGGCCAATTTCCACCCATTGTGTATAGATGGCAGATGGGTTCATGGCATGAAAATGCGTCATAAACGGCATGATGAGGAGCGTAATGACCAAGCCAGATAAGATCCCTCCAGCAGGACCAAAACGCATGGCTGCGTAAATTACGGGAAGATAGTATGCGAATTGCAATAGAATGTGGTAATTCATTTCATAATGGTAATTCGTATAGTGAATAGCGGTTAAAATAGCCACAACAAGTCCGATCGCGCTGAGGTCAAAAAGGGTACGTGTACGATTTTGGTCAAGGAGTTCGTGATTCAAGAAGCGGACCTCCTCTCTAAATACCCCAGTGTGGATCTATTCCGTATTTTTCCAAACGGTATAAAAAGGCATGCCTGGAAAGTCCTAACCGCTTTGCCGCCCGACTTTGGTTTCCTCCTGTTTGTTCCATTGCCTGCTGAAGAAAGGATTTCTCGATCTCTTCTAAGGAAACTCCCTCAGGCGGTAGTACAAAGGATCCAGTGCTCTTGGCTAACTTTGAAGAAGTATCAAAGAGGGGCAAACTCTCCATCCCAATCACTGCCCCTTGAGAAATAATCACCATGCGTTCCACGACATTTTCCAGTTCACGCACATTTCCCGGCCAGGTATAAGTCATAAGTTGAGACAGGACTCCTAAACCAAGGGTCTTACTCCCCCCATAGGTCCTCAGTTTCTCCAAGAAATATTCGACAAGGAAGGGAATATCCTCTTGACGTCCTCGCAAGGGAGGCACGGAAATTGGAAAGACATTGAGTCGGTAATATAAATCCTCTCGAAAGCGTCCTTCTTGTGCCTCTTTAAGTAAATCTCGGTTCGTTGCCGCAATAATCCGCACGTCAACCTTGATGGTTTTCTCTCCACCGACCCGCTCAAACGTCCGTTCCTGAAGTACCCGCAACAATTTAGCTTGAACATTAAACGACAGCTCGCCTATCTCATCGAGAAAAAGCGTCCCACCATCGGCCAATTCAAACCTCCCTGTTTTACGTACATGGGCTCCCGTAAAGGCACCTTTCTCGTGTCCAAATAGTTCGCTTTCTAAGATCGTCTCAGTCAATGCGGCACAATTCACACGGACAAAGGGCCCGTCAACTCGCGGACTTAAACTATGAATGGCCTGAGCCACCAGTTCTTTTCCCGTACCTGACTCCCCTTGAATAAGTACAGTTGCTGGCGTCGGGGCGACCCGTTCGACTAGATGTTTGATGCCTTGCATCTTCTCACCGTTACCCACCAACTGCCAACCACCGTGCTGAGCCTCTCCTTTCAAATAGTTCACATGCTCGCGCAAGCTTTCCACTTCAAAGGCCTTAGCCACCGTGATCAGCAGTTCATCTATATCAAATGGTTTCATCAAATAATCATGTGCCCCGGCCTTCATAGCTTCAACCGCTGTGGCTGTACTTCCATGTGCCGTCATCATGACGATCATCAAATCCGAATAATGCTCTTTCAACGTGCGTAGGACAGTTAAGCCGTCCATTTTCGGCATTTTTAAATCCACAAGGATGAGATCCGGACGCTCCGCAAGAGCCCGATCTACAGCGAGTTGTCCATCCTCCGCCGTCTCCACTTCGTAACCGGCTTTTGTTAAGGCCCGTTCTAGAACCCAGCGCATATTTGCTTCGTCATCCGCGACTAAAATTCGACGCAGCTCTCCCACTCCCCTTAAAGATCAAACTTATTGTTTGATCTTATTTTTTATGCGTTAGTTTGACCCGATTTATTGGTCGATTGCTTGGTATAAGACGCTTATGTTGGATATGACGCACTACACTGTGTTTTATCCAACACTAATGTTAAACTAAGTACCTCTTGAGAACCTTTTAAATTACCTTTTTAAGTGTTTTTCTAAGCATCAAAACCTTTTTCTCAGACACCAAAAATTCCATCAGATCCTGGCTGGAGTAGTCTCTCAAGACTATCACTATTACATCATAATTAATAACCAAGCGCAACTTGGCATCGCTTTTGCATATAGATTGCCTGTACAATATTTTTTGAGGAGTGTGTTTTATGAATTACCAAAGAAAATCCATGAAGAAAATTCTTCTTTCCCTATCTCTCTTACTCTTAACTCTCTTATTTGCCACGAATACCCTAGCTTCCTCTGGTAAAATTGAACAAGACGCTGGCCCTTATCATGTGATTATGCAGACCAATCCAGAAAGCCTCATGGCTAACCAAACAGGAACAATGACGATAATTATTAAGAATAAGGCTACCGGACAACCCGTAACAGGTGCCAAAGTAATGATGAGCAAATCAACAATGGTGTCCAGTAGCACTGGGGATAGCGGCATGGCTGGCATGGACATGTCTTCCAGCATGGATAAACAAGGGGGTACAGCTATGCAAGAACAATCCTCAATGGGTGGCATGGCTATGGACCCTGGCTCCTATATGGCAGAAGGGATGAAATTTAACCAACCTGGGCAATGGAACCAATCTGTTACTATCTCTTCATCTTTGGGCGAAAGCACCGTTAAATTCCCCATCACTGTCGGAAAATCCGGACCCAATCTAGTCCTCATTGGCAGTGTCGCTGGTGTCGTTGTGATTGTCGGACTACTTGCAGCCATGTTGAAACGCAAGAAAAGCTAAGAAAGTAGAGGGTATTAGTTATGTCTGCTAAAAAGCAACCGATAAACCTCCTTAATTACCCATGGCTCAAACGGTTTCTTAAGAGCTCACTATTCCCTCGAATATTTCAATGGATCACTGTATTGGTTTTTGCAGTCATCATGGTTGAAACGTTAGCAGGACCCTCAGTCGCCCATGATAACTTTGGCACAGCCGCCACTTGGGTTCTTTGGTGGCCATTAATCCCTTTCTTCTTTTTTCTGCTTGGACGGTTTTGGTGTGGAATTTGCCCCTTTGCTTGGGTGAGTGATTTGACACAAAAGTTATTTGGGGCTAATCTCAAGGTTCCGAATTTTATCCGCAAGAACGGTCTCTGGATCATCGATATTACCTTCATCTTCATCACCTGGTCTGATCACGTTTGGGGAATTGTAGAATCGCCCCGAGGATCCGGGACCCTCCTCTTACTCATCTTAGGTGGCGTTATGGTCACCGCTCTGCTTTTTGAACGTCGTACCTGGTGCCGTTATCTCTGTTTCCTGGGTAGTTTATCTGGCAACTACTCCCGAGCCGGTATGTTAGAGCTGAGGACTGACAAAGACACTTGTAAAACCTGTAAAACAAGGGATTGCTATAAAGGGAATGATAAAGCGCCTGGCTGTCCTATGTTTGAATTTCCAATGGCCATGGAAAATAACGCTAACTGCAACCTCTGTGGGAGTTGCATTAAAAGCTGTCCTCATGACTCCATTCGCCTAACCCCCCGCATCCCCACCAGTGAATTTTGGTCCATGACCAGAGCTCATTTCGAAGAATCGTTCTTAGCCATTGTCATCGTTGGAATTGTATTTGTTCAAAACATTACGATGTTAGACTTTTACCCCACCTTCCTGAAGTGGGTGGAGCAGACATTAGGGATTGCTAATCAAGATATCGCTTTTACGATCATCTTTATTTTCGCAATGACTACTCCGGTTTTACTCCTTTTCGCAGCCACTGCAATTTCCAAGCGTTTCACGGGCGATACATTGCGTAATGCCTTTGCACGTTTTGGGTATGCCGTTATTCCATTGGACCTTGCTTCCCACATGGCCCACAACTTGTTCCATCTTCTGGCTGAAGGGAAGTCAGTCTACTACACCTTCATGGGACTCTTCGGGGCTCATCTGGACGGACCGACCGACTTTGTTTCCGATCCGGCGATTCAAATATTGCAATATTTCTTGGTCATCGCCGGAACGATTGCTTCCCTTTACACTGCCTACAGAATTGCTAAAAAGAACTATGGTGTGAGCAAAGCCTTGTCCGTCTCTATGCCATATCTAGTTGTCATCTTGATCTTCGGTATATTAAACATTCTTACCTTCACAGTAAGAATGTCCATGCGGATGTAGCAAAAATCCAAGATTTTCATCTTTAAAAACCCGCTAAAAAACCCTATAATAAGCAGGTCGTCTTTGTTTCATATTTGTTTGCAACCATATTTAAGGTGGGTTTATTATTCCACTTGAAGCCTGATTCCCAGCTTAAGTATCTTCAACAAGGAGGATCTTTAAATGAAAAACGATCGTGAAGCGAAAAAACAAAAATTCACCCAACCAAAGAAAAGCAAAGCAGGCCTTTACAGTCTTGTTGGCATTGTAGCAGTTGTTGTTATGATAAGTTCCTATTTTTTGTTGAGTAATAGCAAACCAAATACCGCGCTCGCCGATACGGGACAAAAAGTGAATTATAGTTCGAACGCTAAATTAGAGCAAACGATAGTTCCAAGCAAGGTTGAAAACGGAAAAGAAGTTGTCACTACACTAGGTACAGTTAAAGAAAAGCAGTTCATAAAGACAGAGTACAAAGCCAACGGTAAGGTGGTTCCCTTGACAGCATTTATTCAACCTAACGGTAAAGTGATGGTGGCTGTAAGCTATTGTGAACCTTGCAAAGGAGACTCGTTTCATATTTCCGGCAATCAAATCATTTGTGACACTTGTGGAACAACCTGGGATCTTCAAACACTCAAAGGAACAAGCGGTGGTTGTCAAGACTATCCACCCCAAGCACTGACCTACTCCGTAAACGGTGATAACCTTGAGATTCCCCAAGCCGCCCTAGATACCTGGGCACCTAGAGTTTGATCCCAAAATAGAACTAGCTACAACCTAATAAATATTTAAACGCACTCGTTTTATACGAGTGCGTTCATTCTAATGCGTAATGTTATTTTTCCACTTGCTTTGCTCTTACCTTACAGCATACTAATAGTCTAAGTTCGGGGTAAAATAACCCTAGATGTACGCCCTGCAGAGTTAAAACCCCTTCTATTGAATATTTCGGGTTAGGAGGAGATTCCCAGTGTCTTTGATAAAAGTGTGTGAGGTTACCAAGATCTATAAAGGTGGAGACGGTGTCGTCGAGGCCCTGAAAGACATTAATTTTGAAATCGCTGAAGGTGAATTTTTGGCCTTAATGGGTCCTTCCGGTTCTGGAAAAAGTACCTTACTTAGTATTCTTGGAGGGTTAAATCCGCCTACCTCTGGTAAACTTATCATCGACGATATCGATGTTTATGCATTAGAAGCCGAGCGGTTAGCCGATTTCCGGCACGACTATGTTGGTTTTGTCTTTCAACAATACCAATTAATACCTTATCTCACCGCCTTGGAAAACGTCATGTTACCTTTGGCAATCTCATCCCGCCCCGGCAAAGAACAGCGAGATATGGCTCAGAGCGTTCTAGATAAAGTCGGCTTAGGTACAAAATCTCTACGCCTCCCCAATCAATTGTCCGGTGGTGAACAAAATCGGGTAGCTATTGCTCGGGCCATCGTTAATCAACCAGCAATCGTTTTCGCCGATGAACCCACCGGAAGTCTGGACTCGAAAACGGCGACGGAACTGTTGGAATTGTTTCAAACCCTTAACCAGGACGGTTTAACCATCATAATGGTGACTCATAACAAAGAAAACCTAGAATGGGTCTCCCGCGCTGTTTATATTCGTGATGGAATTTTAGCTCTAACTTCTCACGAGACCTAAAGGGGTGAGTAAATGCGTTTAACAGATATTTCGATTCAAAACCTGCGCCGCCGTAAAATGCGCTCCGCTTTACTAGTGATCAGTGTAATTATTGGGATGGCTTCGATTATCTTCCTCTATACAACAACCCAAGCCATGAAAGAAGATGTCGCCAACAAACTAGATCAATTCGGGTCAAATATCCTCATCCTTCCGGATACTGGAGAAGCCATGACCTTTGGAGGTATAACAGTCGAAGCTCCCATTCAGACCAATGAACTAAACATGTCCCTTATTCCACTGATGAAAACGATTAAAAATAAGGAAACGTTGGCCACAATAGCTCCCAAACTTTTAGTAGACACTAAAATCGAGGGACAAGAAATTCTATTGCTCGGAGTTGATTTTCCTCAGGAATTGCGCCTCAAAAAATGGTGGAAGCTCGATGGCCTTGCCAAAAACCAAATCCCAACGGCCAACGAAGTTATCTTAGGGAGTGAAGTTGCTCGTTCCCTGGGTTTAAGTCCTAAACAAACTATAACGATTAAAGGACAAGATTTTACAGTGGCAGGGATCGTCCAACCGACCGGTTCGACAGAAAATGACCAAGCTGTGTTCATCGACTTAGCTGTGCTCCAAAAACTGTCTAATCGACCAAACGCTATCAGTCTCATCGAAGCCGCAGCTTTTTGCTATACTTGTCCGATCGATGAGGTCACCAAACAGTTAACAGCCATCCTGCCCGGGACCAAAGTTACCGCCCTAAGATCAACCCTAGAGTCACGAAATGATACGATCAGTAAGTTCAACTTATTTGCCAGAAGCGTATCCTTAATACTCTTCCTAGCCAGTAGTTTAGTGATAACTATGACTATGAAATCCTCTGTTGAGGAACGAACCCGAGAAATCGGTATCTTACGAGCTATCGGTTTTAGGAAAAGGCACATTATCCAAATCGTTCTTACTGAGGCGGGATTATTAAGTGTTTTGGGTGGGTTATTAGGTTATCTTATTGGAATGGGTGCGGCCGTAAGCTTTGGATCAGTTTTGGTCAACGCTCAAGTTCAAATCCCTTGGCAATTTAATTTGCTCGTCTACGGATTAAGCGCATCCTTTTTGATAGGTTTCATAGCAAGTCTGTATCCGGCTTGGAAAGCAGCGAGACTTGACCCGACTGACTCTTTGCGTTACATCTAATTCCTGAGGTTGGAATCAGAAGCTAGAGATCCGAACAAAAATGAGCACGATGAATTTTCGGTGTTCGATGCGTGAAGCTAGAAGTCGAAACATCGGACCTCTTATAGGAGGAAACTATGACTTTAACAGATATTGCCATCCAAAACTTGCGCCGGCGTAAAGGGAAAACCATCTTTTTACTGCTTACTTTTATATTAGTAGTCGGTATAACCGTCTCGCTGAATACATTGGCTAAAAGTATGCGAGACGATTTACAAAAAAGTTTAACTCAATATGGTGCTAACGTCGTAATTACTCCTAAGTCTGAACATTTTACACTCAGCTACGGCGGTCTTTCCGTTTCAGGAGTAAATTACGAAATCAAACGTCTAAACTATGACGTTTTAACTAAACTTAAAACTAGCCAAGATCTTGCGATCAGCGGGATTGCCCCAAAAATTATCGGTTCTGTCGCGGGGATTAATAAGCGTTATCTTATCATCGGAGTGGACTTTCCCAGTGAACTAAAAATGAAACCGTGGTGGCATATTAACGGACAACAGCCAGGTAACCAAGAAGTTATTATCGGTTCGGACCTTGCCCGCAAAGAAAATCTAGTGATTGGGAGTACTCTGGAACTCAACCACCATAACTATCCAGTTGTCGGGGTAATGCAGGCAACAGGCGGCTCAGAAGACAATGGAGTTTTTACGAATTTTAAGACTTCTAGCATCATCACCGGAATAGACTCTTGGTCCATGATCGAACTCAATACCGCTCAACCGGATAATACAGCGGCCCGTTTAAGTCAACTCTTACCGGAAGCCAAGGTCGCCGAAATATCCCAACTGGTTCAGGGGACCAAAGAAAGTGTTGACCGCTTTTCAAATTTCTCCTTTATAGCTTCCACTTTATTAGGAGTTATTGGTGTTTTGATTGTCTTAGTTACGACGACAGGTAACATCAATGATCGTATTGCGGAAATTGGGATCTTTCGAGCCATCGGTTTTCGCCGTCGCCATATCCTTTCCATTCTAATCAGGGAAATTTCCTTAATTAGTCTATCCGGAGGGGTTCTCGGATATCTTTTAGGTGAACTCACCCCGACTCTACTCGGTCCAATTGCTTTCCACAAAACCGTTACTTTCCAATTTCATCCCTTGATGGCCTTGACTGCTATAAGCACTTCTGTCTTAATAGGTATTATCTCTATTGTTTTTTCGGGAAAGCGAGCCGTTGAGTTAGATCCTTTAGCGGCACTTTCCTATATCTAAAAAGTTGATCTTATGAGATCTAAATATGTGCCCAAATGAGGAGGATTTCTATGCAAGGGCAACGCCTCCGGACCATCGTTGGTACAGTGGGCGTGATTGCAGCCGTTGTGGCGTGTGTTTTGTTTGTTTCTCGGTATGCGTCCGAAATCAACACAGGCATCCACCCGACTCTTTGGCTGGCTTTCAGCGCTGGGCTGCTTTCTTTTGTTTCCCCGTGTTGTCTGCCACTGTATCCCTCGTATATTTCCTATATTTCCGGAATGACTTTTTCAGGGAACGAAAAACACGTCTTGACTCACCGATTAAAGGCGTTGACCCACACGCTTTTCTTCGTGATCGGATTTTCGATTGTCTTTTTAGCGCTAGGGTTGTCTGCGACCGTGCTCGGGCAGGTTTTTATCACCCATCGAACTCTAATACGAATTATCGGAGGCGGCATTGTCATTCTCATGGGGCTGTCCCTGAGCGGATTGCTAAACCCCCAGTGGCTGATGATGGAGAAGAAGTGGGAATACCGCCAAACGAGAGTGGGCTATGGCGGTTCCGTTTTAGTTGGCATTAGTTTCGCTGCCGGATGGACGCCGTGTATAGGGCCCATACTGGCTTCGGTTTTGGTCATGAGCGCCAACCAGCCCTCCGCAGGGTTAGCTTTGATTCTGGCCTACATCACCGGGTTTTCTATTCCTTTCTTTGTTTTGGCGTTCACGCTGAGCTCAGTACGGAAATTAGTTCCCTACGGGGCATTGCTTTCCAAGATCGGCGGTTATCTGATGATTGGGTTAGGAATATTGTTGATAACTAATCTGATGACCACAATCACCGTTGGGTTGATTCGTTTGTACGGAGGGTTTACTGGCTTTTAAGAATTCATGAGAGTAGAGGAGAAATATATGTCCAAACGAATAGTTTTGGTCGTCCTTGGGATTGTTTTCGTAGCACTTTTTGCCACTTTAGAGCTAAAGAGTAGTCTTCCACCATCAGCAAACCAAGCAACAGGACCACAGATTGGATTAACAGCACCAGATTTTACCCTCAAAGATCTCAATGGCAATACCGTCAAATTGAGCAACTTTCGAGGCAAACCCGTTTACCTTAATTTTTGGGCTAGCTGGTGTCCACCGTGTAAAGCCGAAATTCCAGAGATTCAAAACTTCTACCAGATAAATAAGGCTAATGTTACAGTCCTAGCGGTGAATATAACGTTTAACGACAAAGTCTCAGACGTAGTTAACTTATTGAAATCAAGTAATGCCAATTTTCCGGTACTCTTAGACACGAACGCTAATGCTTCTGTAGCAGATGCTTACCAGGTGTACGGAATACCAGCAAGCTTTTTTATCGACAAGAACGGAATCATTAGGGCAACCCATGTGGGTGGAATGACGTTAGCTACGCTCCAAGAAGCATTGAATAAGGCTCAATAATTTTATCAACTTGGACTCTTTTCTAAAGGAGCATAAGATGACTTTATTTAGTCAATGGTACGCTTTCCTCGGACAAGCAAATAACTTATTAAATCCTTATTTGTCAGGTCTGTCACGGCAGCTCCACATTCCGGTATTATCGGCTCTACTTTGAGATTACTTGGCTCCACCTCTCCATGTCAACTATCCACAAACTTTAGTGCTTTAGGTTAGTTCACCCCAAAAATCGCCAAAAGAAAGAGTGTTTATCAGCAGCCTTTTCATTTACGCTAGGTAAAATAATTGTTTACACGTTAATAGGTTCACTGAC
The sequence above is a segment of the Desulfosporosinus sp. Sb-LF genome. Coding sequences within it:
- a CDS encoding ABC transporter ATP-binding protein; translation: MSLIKVCEVTKIYKGGDGVVEALKDINFEIAEGEFLALMGPSGSGKSTLLSILGGLNPPTSGKLIIDDIDVYALEAERLADFRHDYVGFVFQQYQLIPYLTALENVMLPLAISSRPGKEQRDMAQSVLDKVGLGTKSLRLPNQLSGGEQNRVAIARAIVNQPAIVFADEPTGSLDSKTATELLELFQTLNQDGLTIIMVTHNKENLEWVSRAVYIRDGILALTSHET
- a CDS encoding FtsX-like permease family protein: MTLTDIAIQNLRRRKGKTIFLLLTFILVVGITVSLNTLAKSMRDDLQKSLTQYGANVVITPKSEHFTLSYGGLSVSGVNYEIKRLNYDVLTKLKTSQDLAISGIAPKIIGSVAGINKRYLIIGVDFPSELKMKPWWHINGQQPGNQEVIIGSDLARKENLVIGSTLELNHHNYPVVGVMQATGGSEDNGVFTNFKTSSIITGIDSWSMIELNTAQPDNTAARLSQLLPEAKVAEISQLVQGTKESVDRFSNFSFIASTLLGVIGVLIVLVTTTGNINDRIAEIGIFRAIGFRRRHILSILIREISLISLSGGVLGYLLGELTPTLLGPIAFHKTVTFQFHPLMALTAISTSVLIGIISIVFSGKRAVELDPLAALSYI
- a CDS encoding 4Fe-4S binding protein, translating into MSAKKQPINLLNYPWLKRFLKSSLFPRIFQWITVLVFAVIMVETLAGPSVAHDNFGTAATWVLWWPLIPFFFFLLGRFWCGICPFAWVSDLTQKLFGANLKVPNFIRKNGLWIIDITFIFITWSDHVWGIVESPRGSGTLLLLILGGVMVTALLFERRTWCRYLCFLGSLSGNYSRAGMLELRTDKDTCKTCKTRDCYKGNDKAPGCPMFEFPMAMENNANCNLCGSCIKSCPHDSIRLTPRIPTSEFWSMTRAHFEESFLAIVIVGIVFVQNITMLDFYPTFLKWVEQTLGIANQDIAFTIIFIFAMTTPVLLLFAATAISKRFTGDTLRNAFARFGYAVIPLDLASHMAHNLFHLLAEGKSVYYTFMGLFGAHLDGPTDFVSDPAIQILQYFLVIAGTIASLYTAYRIAKKNYGVSKALSVSMPYLVVILIFGILNILTFTVRMSMRM
- a CDS encoding ATP-binding protein, which encodes MNHELLDQNRTRTLFDLSAIGLVVAILTAIHYTNYHYEMNYHILLQFAYYLPVIYAAMRFGPAGGILSGLVITLLIMPFMTHFHAMNPSAIYTQWVEIGLINVIGWLTGFLIEQERRAKRKYQIALTVQKELVEKLKQEGLERQRLEEEIRQTERLTALGHMSAGLAHEIRNPLGIMKVSIQLLAQEKVDDGVVSDYCRVLLEECERLNRLVSEFLSFARPKEPVRRRAALGKLLDEGVILIQPALRQHHIELKQVRSLVDEKEVEVDQDQMKQVILNILLNAIDAQGEGGAIRLEGVQQEGFIGFAVSDEGPGIAPDAIPYIYDPFFTTKEKGTGLGLSVVHRILDQHGGKISAANRSERGVRVEILLPFG
- a CDS encoding cytochrome c biogenesis protein CcdA, whose amino-acid sequence is MRRISMQGQRLRTIVGTVGVIAAVVACVLFVSRYASEINTGIHPTLWLAFSAGLLSFVSPCCLPLYPSYISYISGMTFSGNEKHVLTHRLKALTHTLFFVIGFSIVFLALGLSATVLGQVFITHRTLIRIIGGGIVILMGLSLSGLLNPQWLMMEKKWEYRQTRVGYGGSVLVGISFAAGWTPCIGPILASVLVMSANQPSAGLALILAYITGFSIPFFVLAFTLSSVRKLVPYGALLSKIGGYLMIGLGILLITNLMTTITVGLIRLYGGFTGF
- a CDS encoding sigma-54 dependent transcriptional regulator, yielding MRRILVADDEANMRWVLERALTKAGYEVETAEDGQLAVDRALAERPDLILVDLKMPKMDGLTVLRTLKEHYSDLMIVMMTAHGSTATAVEAMKAGAHDYLMKPFDIDELLITVAKAFEVESLREHVNYLKGEAQHGGWQLVGNGEKMQGIKHLVERVAPTPATVLIQGESGTGKELVAQAIHSLSPRVDGPFVRVNCAALTETILESELFGHEKGAFTGAHVRKTGRFELADGGTLFLDEIGELSFNVQAKLLRVLQERTFERVGGEKTIKVDVRIIAATNRDLLKEAQEGRFREDLYYRLNVFPISVPPLRGRQEDIPFLVEYFLEKLRTYGGSKTLGLGVLSQLMTYTWPGNVRELENVVERMVIISQGAVIGMESLPLFDTSSKLAKSTGSFVLPPEGVSLEEIEKSFLQQAMEQTGGNQSRAAKRLGLSRHAFLYRLEKYGIDPHWGI
- a CDS encoding FtsX-like permease family protein, with amino-acid sequence MRLTDISIQNLRRRKMRSALLVISVIIGMASIIFLYTTTQAMKEDVANKLDQFGSNILILPDTGEAMTFGGITVEAPIQTNELNMSLIPLMKTIKNKETLATIAPKLLVDTKIEGQEILLLGVDFPQELRLKKWWKLDGLAKNQIPTANEVILGSEVARSLGLSPKQTITIKGQDFTVAGIVQPTGSTENDQAVFIDLAVLQKLSNRPNAISLIEAAAFCYTCPIDEVTKQLTAILPGTKVTALRSTLESRNDTISKFNLFARSVSLILFLASSLVITMTMKSSVEERTREIGILRAIGFRKRHIIQIVLTEAGLLSVLGGLLGYLIGMGAAVSFGSVLVNAQVQIPWQFNLLVYGLSASFLIGFIASLYPAWKAARLDPTDSLRYI
- a CDS encoding TlpA disulfide reductase family protein; translated protein: MSKRIVLVVLGIVFVALFATLELKSSLPPSANQATGPQIGLTAPDFTLKDLNGNTVKLSNFRGKPVYLNFWASWCPPCKAEIPEIQNFYQINKANVTVLAVNITFNDKVSDVVNLLKSSNANFPVLLDTNANASVADAYQVYGIPASFFIDKNGIIRATHVGGMTLATLQEALNKAQ
- a CDS encoding SDR family oxidoreductase, which codes for MFAKVLTRFGTLDILVNNAGIFRSDEEGVNNRIKHLNLVTTPVPRDSLHITRNMSDENWQKMFDVNVNSVFYCTREALKIMEDKGYGKIINIGSIAGISAASSHSPNYSAAKGAVVSFTKSVAHEVAGSGVCVNCIAPGYIETESFMRGLNSMTPENRNRFLMQLIPVGRIGKVEENAALAVYLASDDGNYMIGQIISPNGGLVMSF
- a CDS encoding DUF2318 domain-containing protein — its product is MKNDREAKKQKFTQPKKSKAGLYSLVGIVAVVVMISSYFLLSNSKPNTALADTGQKVNYSSNAKLEQTIVPSKVENGKEVVTTLGTVKEKQFIKTEYKANGKVVPLTAFIQPNGKVMVAVSYCEPCKGDSFHISGNQIICDTCGTTWDLQTLKGTSGGCQDYPPQALTYSVNGDNLEIPQAALDTWAPRV